The Syngnathus typhle isolate RoL2023-S1 ecotype Sweden linkage group LG1, RoL_Styp_1.0, whole genome shotgun sequence genome includes a window with the following:
- the acap1 gene encoding arf-GAP with coiled-coil, ANK repeat and PH domain-containing protein 1 isoform X3 produces the protein MLEAGRVYQQTSKSFVTGLQSLGQHCSGDTTMEECLQKFSQKLSVILDAQGEVIDITQKSVKTKLQTFVKEDVRRFKDARKEFERSSESLEGALARNAQAPRGKPHEVEEASGALLNARRAFRSGALDYVLEINIIEAKKKTELLMAMLSLMDAQAQLFQNGYQSLAELDHYRQKLSEEHRQFVLNSAREKRDMEQRHAAIKKKDVSYDDSIMDFKPDAADGVAMEGYLYKRASNAFKTWNRRWFSIQKNQLVYQKKFKDQPTVVVEDLRLCTVKPNGESERRFCLEVVSPSKSCLLQADSERQQQTWIGAVQNSIASAYHERRELQRSPRQRRSSVSTGNPADGEGDEGFKALEEVRAIGGNGECCDCAAPDPDWASINLGITLCIVCSGIHRSLGVHFSKVRSLTLDSWEPELIKLMCELGNGVINGIYEARIDQITLKKPLASSPRGDKEAWIRSKYVDKKFIQKLPETGQNTWQKRPSDKRNRAATQDRSAQRPPLKPKPSRATLPRSASSPIEVQEHDMGSRRDANDEEEDLSGLHSGALLYRAAALQNFPVMADALAHSANVNWVNAAEEARTPLIQAVSVNALAACEFLLQNGADVNQADRNGRGPLHHATILGHTGLVCLFLKRGADYNARDKSQKDPITIAVDNANADIVTLLRIAKMNREMQELDGSLGKSGLSKGQAPAGGTGAGSGQVQSRKSLQAFKNHISGSTK, from the exons ATGCTGGAGGCCGGCCGAGTCTACCAGCAGACCAGCAAGAGCTTTGTGACGGGCCTCCAGAGTCTGGGACAGCACTGCTCCGGGGACACCACCATGGAG GAATGCTTGCAGAAATTTTCCCAAAAACTCTCCGTCATCTTGGACGCGCAGGGG GAGGTGATTGACATCACGCAGAAGTCGGTCAAGACGAAGCTCCAGACATTTGTCAAAGA AGACGTGCGGCGCTTCAAGGACGCGCGCAAGGAGTTTGAGCGTAGCAGCGAGTCCCTGGAGGGGGCGCTAGCCAGGAACGCTCAGGCGCCTCGCGGGAAGCCTCACGAGGTGGAGGAGGCCAGCGGCGCGCTGCTCAACGCCCGCCGGGCCTTCCGATCGGGCGCCCTCGACTACGTCCTGGAG ATTAACATCATCGAGGCCAAAAAGAAGACGGAACTGTTGATGGCC atGTTGTCGCTAATGGACGCTCAGGCCCAGCTGTTCCAGAATGGCTACCAGTCCTTGGCAGAACTGGACCATTATCGGCAAAAACTAAGCGAAGAG CATCGGCAGTTTGTCCTGAATTCAGCCCGAGAGAAGAGGGACATGGAGCAAAGGCACGCCGCCATCAAGAAAAAG GATGTTTCCTACGACGACTCCATCATGGACTTCAAACCGGACGCCGCCGACGGAGTTGCCATGGAAGGCTACCTCTACAAACGGGCCAGCAACGCCTTCAAGACATGgaacag GCGTTGGTTCTCCATTCAGAAGAATCAGCTGGTGTATCAGAAGAAATTCAAG GACCAGCCCACGGTGGTGGTGGAGGACTTGCGTCTGTGCACGGTCAAGCCCAACGGCGAGAGCGAGCGGCGCTTCTGTTTGGAAGTGGTCTCCCCGTCCAA AAGCTGTCTGTTACAGGCCGACTCGGAGAGGCAGCAGCAGACGTGGATCGGCGCCGTGCAGAACAGCATCGCCTCGGCCTACCACGAGCGCAGGGAGCTCCAACGCAGTCCG CGGCAGCGCCGTAGCTCGGTGTCGACGGGGAACCCCGCCGACGGCGAAGGGGACGAGGGCTTCAAGGCCTTGGAGGAGGTCCGGGCCATTGGCGGGAACGGCGAGTGCTGCGACTGCGCCGCGCCGGATCCCGACTGGGCTTCCATCAACCTCGGCATCACTCTGTGCATCGTGTGCTCGGGCATACACAG GAGCCTGGGGGTCCACTTCTCCAAAGTGCGCTCCCTCACGCTGGACTCGTGGGAGCCAGAACTCATTAAG CTGATGTGCGAATTGGGCAACGGCGTCATCAACGGCATCTACGAGGCCCGGATTGACCAGATCACCTTGAAGAAGCCCCTCGCTTCCAGTCCCAG GGGGGACAAGGAGGCCTGGATCCGCTCCAAATACGTGGACAAGAAGTTCATCCAAAAGCTGCCGGAGACGGGTCAGAACACGTGGCAGAAGCGTCCGAGCGATAAAAGGAACAGGGCGGCCACGCAAGACCGCAGCGCGCAGCGACCGCCGCTCAAACCCAAACCGAGCCGAGCCACCCTGCCGCGATCGG CGTCGAGCCCGATTGAGGTCCAAGAGCACGACATGGGGTCCCGCAGAG ATGCCAATGACGAAGAGGAGGATCTGAGCGGCCTTCATTCCGGGGCGCTGCTGTACCGCGCGGCCGCCCTGCAGAACTTCCCCGTCATGGCCGACGCGTTGGCCCACAGCGCCAACGTCAACTGGGTCAACGCGGCCGAGGAGGCCCGCACGCCGCTGATCCAGGCCGTCTCGGTG AATGCTCTGGCGGCGTGCGAATTCCTGCTGCAGAACGGCGCTGACGTCAACCAGGCGGACAGAAATGGGAGAGGTCCGCTTCACCACGCCACCATATTGGGTCACACCGG GCTGGTGTGCCTCTTCCTGAAACGAGGCGCGGACTACAACGCCAGAGACAAAAGCCAAAAGGACCCCATAACCATCGCCGTGGACAACGCCAACGCCGACATTGTCACTTT ACTCCGAATCGCCAAGATGAACAGGGAGATGCAGGAGCTGGATGGATCCCTCGGAAAATCAGGTCTCTCCAAGGGGCAGGCGCCGGCTGGGGGCACCGGGGCAGGGAGCGGGCAGGTCCAATCCAGGAAGAGCCTCCAGGCTTTCAAGAACCATATAAGCGGGAGCACAAAATGA
- the acap1 gene encoding arf-GAP with coiled-coil, ANK repeat and PH domain-containing protein 1 isoform X1 — protein MTIKVDFEECLKDSPRFRAEIEAVQADVGELETRLDKLVKQCQAMLEAGRVYQQTSKSFVTGLQSLGQHCSGDTTMEECLQKFSQKLSVILDAQGEVIDITQKSVKTKLQTFVKEDVRRFKDARKEFERSSESLEGALARNAQAPRGKPHEVEEASGALLNARRAFRSGALDYVLEINIIEAKKKTELLMAMLSLMDAQAQLFQNGYQSLAELDHYRQKLSEEHRQFVLNSAREKRDMEQRHAAIKKKDVSYDDSIMDFKPDAADGVAMEGYLYKRASNAFKTWNRRWFSIQKNQLVYQKKFKDQPTVVVEDLRLCTVKPNGESERRFCLEVVSPSNCLLQADSERQQQTWIGAVQNSIASAYHERRELQRSPRQRRSSVSTGNPADGEGDEGFKALEEVRAIGGNGECCDCAAPDPDWASINLGITLCIVCSGIHRSLGVHFSKVRSLTLDSWEPELIKLMCELGNGVINGIYEARIDQITLKKPLASSPRGDKEAWIRSKYVDKKFIQKLPETGQNTWQKRPSDKRNRAATQDRSAQRPPLKPKPSRATLPRSASSPIEVQEHDMGSRRDANDEEEDLSGLHSGALLYRAAALQNFPVMADALAHSANVNWVNAAEEARTPLIQAVSVNALAACEFLLQNGADVNQADRNGRGPLHHATILGHTGLVCLFLKRGADYNARDKSQKDPITIAVDNANADIVTLLRIAKMNREMQELDGSLGKSGLSKGQAPAGGTGAGSGQVQSRKSLQAFKNHISGSTK, from the exons ATGACTATAAAAGTGGACTTtgaggagtgtttgaaagattcCCCACGCTTCAG AGCGGAAATTGAAGCCGTCCAAGCTGATGTGGGTGAACTCGAGACCCGATTAGACAAG CTGGTGAAACAATGCCAGGCCATGCTGGAGGCCGGCCGAGTCTACCAGCAGACCAGCAAGAGCTTTGTGACGGGCCTCCAGAGTCTGGGACAGCACTGCTCCGGGGACACCACCATGGAG GAATGCTTGCAGAAATTTTCCCAAAAACTCTCCGTCATCTTGGACGCGCAGGGG GAGGTGATTGACATCACGCAGAAGTCGGTCAAGACGAAGCTCCAGACATTTGTCAAAGA AGACGTGCGGCGCTTCAAGGACGCGCGCAAGGAGTTTGAGCGTAGCAGCGAGTCCCTGGAGGGGGCGCTAGCCAGGAACGCTCAGGCGCCTCGCGGGAAGCCTCACGAGGTGGAGGAGGCCAGCGGCGCGCTGCTCAACGCCCGCCGGGCCTTCCGATCGGGCGCCCTCGACTACGTCCTGGAG ATTAACATCATCGAGGCCAAAAAGAAGACGGAACTGTTGATGGCC atGTTGTCGCTAATGGACGCTCAGGCCCAGCTGTTCCAGAATGGCTACCAGTCCTTGGCAGAACTGGACCATTATCGGCAAAAACTAAGCGAAGAG CATCGGCAGTTTGTCCTGAATTCAGCCCGAGAGAAGAGGGACATGGAGCAAAGGCACGCCGCCATCAAGAAAAAG GATGTTTCCTACGACGACTCCATCATGGACTTCAAACCGGACGCCGCCGACGGAGTTGCCATGGAAGGCTACCTCTACAAACGGGCCAGCAACGCCTTCAAGACATGgaacag GCGTTGGTTCTCCATTCAGAAGAATCAGCTGGTGTATCAGAAGAAATTCAAG GACCAGCCCACGGTGGTGGTGGAGGACTTGCGTCTGTGCACGGTCAAGCCCAACGGCGAGAGCGAGCGGCGCTTCTGTTTGGAAGTGGTCTCCCCGTCCAA CTGTCTGTTACAGGCCGACTCGGAGAGGCAGCAGCAGACGTGGATCGGCGCCGTGCAGAACAGCATCGCCTCGGCCTACCACGAGCGCAGGGAGCTCCAACGCAGTCCG CGGCAGCGCCGTAGCTCGGTGTCGACGGGGAACCCCGCCGACGGCGAAGGGGACGAGGGCTTCAAGGCCTTGGAGGAGGTCCGGGCCATTGGCGGGAACGGCGAGTGCTGCGACTGCGCCGCGCCGGATCCCGACTGGGCTTCCATCAACCTCGGCATCACTCTGTGCATCGTGTGCTCGGGCATACACAG GAGCCTGGGGGTCCACTTCTCCAAAGTGCGCTCCCTCACGCTGGACTCGTGGGAGCCAGAACTCATTAAG CTGATGTGCGAATTGGGCAACGGCGTCATCAACGGCATCTACGAGGCCCGGATTGACCAGATCACCTTGAAGAAGCCCCTCGCTTCCAGTCCCAG GGGGGACAAGGAGGCCTGGATCCGCTCCAAATACGTGGACAAGAAGTTCATCCAAAAGCTGCCGGAGACGGGTCAGAACACGTGGCAGAAGCGTCCGAGCGATAAAAGGAACAGGGCGGCCACGCAAGACCGCAGCGCGCAGCGACCGCCGCTCAAACCCAAACCGAGCCGAGCCACCCTGCCGCGATCGG CGTCGAGCCCGATTGAGGTCCAAGAGCACGACATGGGGTCCCGCAGAG ATGCCAATGACGAAGAGGAGGATCTGAGCGGCCTTCATTCCGGGGCGCTGCTGTACCGCGCGGCCGCCCTGCAGAACTTCCCCGTCATGGCCGACGCGTTGGCCCACAGCGCCAACGTCAACTGGGTCAACGCGGCCGAGGAGGCCCGCACGCCGCTGATCCAGGCCGTCTCGGTG AATGCTCTGGCGGCGTGCGAATTCCTGCTGCAGAACGGCGCTGACGTCAACCAGGCGGACAGAAATGGGAGAGGTCCGCTTCACCACGCCACCATATTGGGTCACACCGG GCTGGTGTGCCTCTTCCTGAAACGAGGCGCGGACTACAACGCCAGAGACAAAAGCCAAAAGGACCCCATAACCATCGCCGTGGACAACGCCAACGCCGACATTGTCACTTT ACTCCGAATCGCCAAGATGAACAGGGAGATGCAGGAGCTGGATGGATCCCTCGGAAAATCAGGTCTCTCCAAGGGGCAGGCGCCGGCTGGGGGCACCGGGGCAGGGAGCGGGCAGGTCCAATCCAGGAAGAGCCTCCAGGCTTTCAAGAACCATATAAGCGGGAGCACAAAATGA
- the acap1 gene encoding arf-GAP with coiled-coil, ANK repeat and PH domain-containing protein 1 isoform X2: MTIKVDFEECLKDSPRFRAEIEAVQADVGELETRLDKLVKQCQAMLEAGRVYQQTSKSFVTGLQSLGQHCSGDTTMEECLQKFSQKLSVILDAQGEVIDITQKSVKTKLQTFVKEDVRRFKDARKEFERSSESLEGALARNAQAPRGKPHEVEEASGALLNARRAFRSGALDYVLEINIIEAKKKTELLMAMLSLMDAQAQLFQNGYQSLAELDHYRQKLSEEHRQFVLNSAREKRDMEQRHAAIKKKDVSYDDSIMDFKPDAADGVAMEGYLYKRASNAFKTWNRRWFSIQKNQLVYQKKFKDQPTVVVEDLRLCTVKPNGESERRFCLEVVSPSKSCLLQADSERQQQTWIGAVQNSIASAYHERRELQRSPRQRRSSVSTGNPADGEGDEGFKALEEVRAIGGNGECCDCAAPDPDWASINLGITLCIVCSGIHRSLGVHFSKVRSLTLDSWEPELIKLMCELGNGVINGIYEARIDQITLKKPLASSPRGDKEAWIRSKYVDKKFIQKLPETGQNTWQKRPSDKRNRAATQDRSAQRPPLKPKPSRATLPRSASSPIEVQEHDMGSRRDANDEEEDLSGLHSGALLYRAAALQNFPVMADALAHSANVNWVNAAEEARTPLIQAVSVNALAACEFLLQNGADVNQADRNGRGPLHHATILGHTGLVCLFLKRGADYNARDKSQKDPITIAVDNANADIVTLLRIAKMNREMQELDGSLGKSGDETYQHIFRDFSHMASNNPEKLKRRSTDGKF, from the exons ATGACTATAAAAGTGGACTTtgaggagtgtttgaaagattcCCCACGCTTCAG AGCGGAAATTGAAGCCGTCCAAGCTGATGTGGGTGAACTCGAGACCCGATTAGACAAG CTGGTGAAACAATGCCAGGCCATGCTGGAGGCCGGCCGAGTCTACCAGCAGACCAGCAAGAGCTTTGTGACGGGCCTCCAGAGTCTGGGACAGCACTGCTCCGGGGACACCACCATGGAG GAATGCTTGCAGAAATTTTCCCAAAAACTCTCCGTCATCTTGGACGCGCAGGGG GAGGTGATTGACATCACGCAGAAGTCGGTCAAGACGAAGCTCCAGACATTTGTCAAAGA AGACGTGCGGCGCTTCAAGGACGCGCGCAAGGAGTTTGAGCGTAGCAGCGAGTCCCTGGAGGGGGCGCTAGCCAGGAACGCTCAGGCGCCTCGCGGGAAGCCTCACGAGGTGGAGGAGGCCAGCGGCGCGCTGCTCAACGCCCGCCGGGCCTTCCGATCGGGCGCCCTCGACTACGTCCTGGAG ATTAACATCATCGAGGCCAAAAAGAAGACGGAACTGTTGATGGCC atGTTGTCGCTAATGGACGCTCAGGCCCAGCTGTTCCAGAATGGCTACCAGTCCTTGGCAGAACTGGACCATTATCGGCAAAAACTAAGCGAAGAG CATCGGCAGTTTGTCCTGAATTCAGCCCGAGAGAAGAGGGACATGGAGCAAAGGCACGCCGCCATCAAGAAAAAG GATGTTTCCTACGACGACTCCATCATGGACTTCAAACCGGACGCCGCCGACGGAGTTGCCATGGAAGGCTACCTCTACAAACGGGCCAGCAACGCCTTCAAGACATGgaacag GCGTTGGTTCTCCATTCAGAAGAATCAGCTGGTGTATCAGAAGAAATTCAAG GACCAGCCCACGGTGGTGGTGGAGGACTTGCGTCTGTGCACGGTCAAGCCCAACGGCGAGAGCGAGCGGCGCTTCTGTTTGGAAGTGGTCTCCCCGTCCAA AAGCTGTCTGTTACAGGCCGACTCGGAGAGGCAGCAGCAGACGTGGATCGGCGCCGTGCAGAACAGCATCGCCTCGGCCTACCACGAGCGCAGGGAGCTCCAACGCAGTCCG CGGCAGCGCCGTAGCTCGGTGTCGACGGGGAACCCCGCCGACGGCGAAGGGGACGAGGGCTTCAAGGCCTTGGAGGAGGTCCGGGCCATTGGCGGGAACGGCGAGTGCTGCGACTGCGCCGCGCCGGATCCCGACTGGGCTTCCATCAACCTCGGCATCACTCTGTGCATCGTGTGCTCGGGCATACACAG GAGCCTGGGGGTCCACTTCTCCAAAGTGCGCTCCCTCACGCTGGACTCGTGGGAGCCAGAACTCATTAAG CTGATGTGCGAATTGGGCAACGGCGTCATCAACGGCATCTACGAGGCCCGGATTGACCAGATCACCTTGAAGAAGCCCCTCGCTTCCAGTCCCAG GGGGGACAAGGAGGCCTGGATCCGCTCCAAATACGTGGACAAGAAGTTCATCCAAAAGCTGCCGGAGACGGGTCAGAACACGTGGCAGAAGCGTCCGAGCGATAAAAGGAACAGGGCGGCCACGCAAGACCGCAGCGCGCAGCGACCGCCGCTCAAACCCAAACCGAGCCGAGCCACCCTGCCGCGATCGG CGTCGAGCCCGATTGAGGTCCAAGAGCACGACATGGGGTCCCGCAGAG ATGCCAATGACGAAGAGGAGGATCTGAGCGGCCTTCATTCCGGGGCGCTGCTGTACCGCGCGGCCGCCCTGCAGAACTTCCCCGTCATGGCCGACGCGTTGGCCCACAGCGCCAACGTCAACTGGGTCAACGCGGCCGAGGAGGCCCGCACGCCGCTGATCCAGGCCGTCTCGGTG AATGCTCTGGCGGCGTGCGAATTCCTGCTGCAGAACGGCGCTGACGTCAACCAGGCGGACAGAAATGGGAGAGGTCCGCTTCACCACGCCACCATATTGGGTCACACCGG GCTGGTGTGCCTCTTCCTGAAACGAGGCGCGGACTACAACGCCAGAGACAAAAGCCAAAAGGACCCCATAACCATCGCCGTGGACAACGCCAACGCCGACATTGTCACTTT ACTCCGAATCGCCAAGATGAACAGGGAGATGCAGGAGCTGGATGGATCCCTCGGAAAATCAG GTGACGAAACTTACCAGCACATCTTCAGAGACTTCTCGCACATGGCTTCTAAC